From a region of the Sinorhizobium sp. B11 genome:
- the hisI gene encoding phosphoribosyl-AMP cyclohydrolase yields the protein MSELIFNQPSDDKSELEDAGDFTPRFDDRGLITAIVTDAGDGELLMVAHMNANALALTIQTGIAHYFSRSRGKIWKKGETSGNLQTVKEIRTDCDQDAIWLKVEVAGHDATCHTGRRSCFYRTITLEDGKPMLTIVDDDLHFDPKDVYGK from the coding sequence ATGAGTGAACTGATTTTCAATCAGCCATCGGACGATAAATCCGAGCTGGAGGACGCTGGCGATTTCACGCCGCGCTTCGACGATCGCGGCCTGATCACAGCCATCGTTACCGATGCCGGCGACGGCGAACTGCTGATGGTCGCCCACATGAATGCCAATGCGCTGGCGCTGACCATCCAGACCGGCATCGCCCACTACTTCAGCCGCTCGCGCGGCAAGATCTGGAAGAAGGGCGAAACCTCGGGCAACCTCCAGACTGTGAAGGAAATCCGCACCGATTGCGACCAGGACGCCATCTGGCTGAAGGTCGAGGTCGCCGGTCATGACGCGACCTGTCACACCGGCCGCCGCTCCTGCTTCTACCGCACCATCACCCTGGAGGATGGAAAGCCCATGCTGACCATTGTCGATGACGACCTGCATTTCGATCCCAAGGATGTGTACGGAAAATAG
- a CDS encoding CBS domain-containing protein — protein MASSVKAILDLKGRDVVTTGPNTTVSEAAAILSKKKIGAIVVVGMENKISGMFTERDLVHVIAKSGKDGLDQTLSSVMTSKVFRCNEQTSVNELMELMTSKRFRHIPVEANGKLAGIISIGDVVKSRIAEVEREAEEIKAYIAS, from the coding sequence ATGGCCAGTTCCGTCAAAGCAATACTCGATCTGAAGGGTCGTGACGTCGTCACTACCGGGCCGAATACCACGGTTTCGGAAGCTGCTGCGATTCTCAGCAAGAAGAAGATCGGCGCGATCGTCGTCGTCGGCATGGAAAACAAGATCTCCGGCATGTTCACCGAGCGCGATCTCGTGCATGTCATCGCCAAGTCCGGCAAGGACGGGCTCGATCAGACGCTTTCTTCCGTCATGACCTCGAAGGTCTTTCGCTGCAACGAGCAGACCTCGGTCAACGAGCTCATGGAGCTGATGACCAGCAAGCGTTTCCGCCATATTCCCGTGGAAGCCAACGGCAAGCTTGCCGGCATCATTTCGATCGGTGACGTCGTGAAATCACGCATCGCCGAAGTCGAGCGAGAAGCCGAAGAGATCAAGGCTTATATTGCTAGTTAA
- a CDS encoding iron-sulfur cluster assembly scaffold protein codes for MDDIYNSKILEFAGNITLTGTLDDADASAQAHSRLCGSKVRIWLKMDGDTISAFSHDVKACALGQASSSIMARHVVGATSGEVRKAREDMLAMLKEDGEGPDGRFADMRYLLPVRDYKARHASTMLTFDAVVDAIGQIEARRAETVEA; via the coding sequence ATGGACGACATCTATAACAGCAAAATCCTCGAATTTGCCGGCAATATCACGCTGACCGGCACGCTTGACGACGCGGATGCGAGCGCCCAGGCGCATTCGAGGCTGTGCGGTTCGAAAGTGCGCATCTGGCTGAAAATGGATGGCGATACGATCAGCGCCTTTTCGCATGACGTGAAGGCCTGTGCGCTCGGCCAGGCGTCCTCCTCGATCATGGCCCGCCATGTCGTCGGCGCGACATCGGGCGAAGTGCGCAAGGCGCGCGAGGATATGCTCGCCATGCTGAAAGAAGATGGTGAAGGTCCGGATGGACGGTTCGCCGACATGCGCTATCTTCTTCCCGTGCGTGATTACAAGGCGCGTCACGCCTCCACCATGCTGACCTTCGATGCCGTCGTGGACGCCATCGGACAGATAGAGGCAAGACGCGCTGAAACCGTCGAGGCGTGA
- a CDS encoding patatin-like phospholipase family protein, which translates to MLGWNMHRQSAEGGGSATTALQDTAIPPVETPSEKKAKLALALGGGAARGWAHIGVLRALDEAGIEIGMIAGTSIGALVGGCYLAGKLDELESFARSLTMRRIASLLDLTIGGSGLFGGMRLTKRMQEHLEGLTIEELDRPFVAVAAEVNTGHEVWIANGSLITAIRASYALPGIFEPVRSNNRTLVDGALVNPVPVSVCRSYEQPLVVAVNLNYDLYGRSAVVRHNASLSPAEVQQQKQAPYSARMGMTGVMVQAFNIIQDRIARARLAGDPPDISLQPRLSDIGLSEFHRAGEAIERGYEEARARLPELQRMQELYARHP; encoded by the coding sequence ATGCTGGGCTGGAATATGCATCGTCAAAGCGCCGAGGGCGGAGGTTCTGCCACAACAGCGCTCCAGGATACGGCAATTCCCCCAGTCGAAACCCCCTCAGAAAAGAAAGCAAAGCTGGCGCTCGCGCTCGGCGGCGGCGCCGCGCGGGGCTGGGCGCATATCGGCGTATTGCGTGCGCTCGACGAAGCCGGCATCGAGATCGGCATGATCGCCGGCACCTCGATCGGCGCGCTCGTCGGCGGCTGTTATCTCGCCGGCAAGCTCGACGAGCTGGAAAGTTTTGCCCGTTCGCTCACCATGCGCCGCATAGCAAGTCTTCTCGACCTGACGATCGGTGGCTCCGGTCTCTTCGGTGGCATGCGCCTGACCAAGCGCATGCAGGAACATCTGGAAGGCCTGACGATCGAGGAACTCGACCGGCCCTTCGTTGCCGTCGCGGCAGAGGTCAACACGGGCCACGAAGTCTGGATCGCCAATGGCTCGCTGATCACGGCGATCCGTGCCTCCTACGCCCTGCCCGGCATTTTCGAGCCGGTGCGCAGCAATAACCGCACATTGGTCGACGGCGCGCTCGTCAATCCCGTGCCGGTTTCCGTCTGCCGCAGCTACGAGCAACCGCTCGTCGTCGCCGTCAATCTCAATTATGATCTCTACGGCCGCTCCGCCGTCGTGCGCCACAATGCCAGCCTCTCGCCCGCCGAAGTGCAGCAGCAGAAGCAGGCTCCCTATTCCGCGCGTATGGGCATGACCGGCGTCATGGTGCAGGCCTTCAACATCATCCAGGATCGTATCGCGCGGGCCCGGCTTGCCGGCGACCCGCCGGACATTTCACTGCAGCCGCGCCTGTCGGACATCGGCCTGTCGGAGTTCCATCGTGCGGGGGAAGCCATCGAACGTGGCTATGAAGAAGCCCGGGCAAGGCTGCCCGAGCTGCAGCGAATGCAGGAACTCTACGCCAGGCACCCCTAG
- the folE gene encoding GTP cyclohydrolase I FolE, with the protein MDAIVKNFPHTVHESDRPSQQEAEDAVRVLLRWAGDDPSREGLLDTPARVAKSYRELFAGYEMSPEDVLGRTFEEVAGYDDMVLVKDIPFFSHCEHHMVPIIGKAHVAYMPDGRVLGLSKIARVVEIYGRRLQTQETMTSQIAKAIDETLRPRGVAVMIEAEHMCMAMRGVQKQGSTTLTTTFTGTFKTEPADQVRFMTMVRGR; encoded by the coding sequence ATGGACGCCATCGTCAAGAATTTTCCGCATACCGTTCACGAATCCGATCGCCCTTCCCAGCAGGAAGCAGAGGACGCCGTTCGCGTCCTGTTGCGCTGGGCCGGTGACGACCCGTCGCGTGAGGGCCTGCTGGATACGCCTGCCCGTGTTGCCAAATCCTATCGCGAGCTCTTCGCCGGTTACGAGATGAGCCCGGAAGACGTGCTCGGCCGGACCTTCGAGGAGGTTGCCGGTTATGACGACATGGTGCTGGTGAAGGACATTCCCTTCTTTTCCCACTGCGAGCATCACATGGTGCCGATCATCGGCAAGGCGCATGTCGCCTATATGCCTGACGGCCGCGTGCTCGGCCTTTCCAAAATTGCTCGTGTCGTCGAAATCTACGGCCGCCGCCTGCAGACGCAGGAAACGATGACTTCGCAGATCGCCAAGGCCATCGACGAAACGCTGCGTCCGCGCGGCGTCGCCGTCATGATCGAGGCCGAACATATGTGCATGGCCATGCGCGGCGTTCAGAAGCAGGGCTCGACCACATTGACGACAACCTTTACAGGAACGTTCAAGACTGAGCCGGCCGATCAGGTCCGATTCATGACAATGGTAAGGGGCCGCTGA